DNA from Campylobacter lari:
ATTTTGGAGCAAATTTAACGCTTCTTTTTTACTTAATCTACTCATTCTTAAACCTTTTTTGTAAAAAGGATTATTATAACATTTAAATGTAAAATAATCTTAAAGACGATATAATCAAGCCCTTTAATTTCATATATTCATAGGATACTCATGACTTATAGGTCTTTACTTAAAAATAATAAAACTTTTCGCCTTTTAGCAATAGTACAATTTATAAGTTATTTTGGTGCGTGGTTTTCTCAAGTAGGTGTTTTTACCCTTTTAACCAAAGAACTCGGTGCACCTGCTAATATCATAGGTTTTTCAGCTATTTTTGTTTTTTTACCTTCTATTATACTTGCACCTATAAATGGGGTTATAGTAGATAGATTTAAACCTAAGAATTTATTACTTACAATGATTAGTATTGAAATGATTTCTATTTTTATGTTAATTTTTGTAAATTCTTTAGCCATGCTTTGGTTGTTATACTTTTTAACCTTTGTTCGTATGGCGGTTGCAAGTATGTATTTTCAAACAGAAATGTCAGTTTTACCTAAAATTTTAACCCCACAAGAATTAAAACTAGGCAATGAGCTTCATAGTATCATATGGGCTGTATCATATGCTTTGGGTATGGGTGCAGCAGGGCTTTTTATAGATCTTTTTGGAGTAAAGCCAGCCTTTATAGCTGATACTTTAATGCTATTTTGTGCTATGCTTATACTTAAAACTTTGATTTTACCTAATGAAAAAAATACCACACAAAATAATCTTTTTATATTAATCAAAGAAGGCTTAGTTTATGTATTTAATAATAAAAAAATCATTCATTTGATTTTACTTCATGGGGTTGTAGGGATAACTGCTTATGATGTTTTAATCACTCTTTTAGCAGAATATGAATACGCAAAAGTTATTTCCATACCTCTAGCCATAGGGCTTTCTAATGCCATAAGAGCCATATCTTTACTTATAGGCCCTTATGTGCTTAGTCCTTATATTAATAAAAACACTTTGGTATATTTATACTTAGCGCAAGGTGTAGGTATAATGCTTTGGGCTTGCTTGCAATTTAACTTTTATCTTGCTTTTGTAGGCTTGGTAATGGCTGGTTTTTGCACTTCATCTTTATGGAGCTATACCTATACACTTTTGCAAAATGATTGCGACAAAAGATACTATGGCAGAGTGATTGCCTACAATGATATGGTATATTTAACCTTTAGTGCAATTATTGCTTTTTCAACAGGATATTTATTTGAATTTTATGGAATAAAACTAAGTCATTTTACTTTTGGCTTAGGAGTATGTTTTATCTTTGCAGCAATTTATTGGTGGTGGTTTAATAAAAAATATAATTAATCCACCTTAGAATAATAAACTCCACCTGCTGAAAAGTTTTTTTCAAAATAAGCTGTTTCAGGCACAAGATCTGACTTTCCTGGGTAAATTCTACCTTCTTTATTCAATATCCTATAA
Protein-coding regions in this window:
- a CDS encoding MFS transporter, with protein sequence MTYRSLLKNNKTFRLLAIVQFISYFGAWFSQVGVFTLLTKELGAPANIIGFSAIFVFLPSIILAPINGVIVDRFKPKNLLLTMISIEMISIFMLIFVNSLAMLWLLYFLTFVRMAVASMYFQTEMSVLPKILTPQELKLGNELHSIIWAVSYALGMGAAGLFIDLFGVKPAFIADTLMLFCAMLILKTLILPNEKNTTQNNLFILIKEGLVYVFNNKKIIHLILLHGVVGITAYDVLITLLAEYEYAKVISIPLAIGLSNAIRAISLLIGPYVLSPYINKNTLVYLYLAQGVGIMLWACLQFNFYLAFVGLVMAGFCTSSLWSYTYTLLQNDCDKRYYGRVIAYNDMVYLTFSAIIAFSTGYLFEFYGIKLSHFTFGLGVCFIFAAIYWWWFNKKYN